One Panicum virgatum strain AP13 chromosome 3N, P.virgatum_v5, whole genome shotgun sequence DNA segment encodes these proteins:
- the LOC120665602 gene encoding SNF2 domain-containing protein CLASSY 2-like isoform X2, whose product MDRAGRRARTRHGESPAAARAGAPSSSRARRRGEGPVVVIDLGDDDDGGRGGGRGREAAGGAAGRRGGSTAAASPPRSATPPPMMVPAGAVAMRTRSRRRAMEAAVAAPEEPRARRRRKGASSDVAEASGGRGSKAAGASRSTPRDKRRGRDRSRRASEPARTARARKRRGKESEAETEVEAPARGEWVEVSRGNESDDDGGRRDDASDGGNGEARIGSANAKKGNRGRRRATGGHEILEPCVAREVTALDLNHRTDEVVSGDAEEVEGAADEGGGRGDGCIVHENTRDSGTREQAPIVNVVAEEMATFEGDYDDEMLEEQLVGDVIRAYSNGGDLDADGVDWEAEDDTEFDDEEQLVGDVIRAYGNGGDLDADGVDWDAEDEMEFDAEEQLVGDVIRAYGNGGDLNADGVDWEAEDEMEFDDDGDFMDDADEGGMTEPMQDLVNRNVVLSGGRCQDAEEAEAEAEEKQAGIKDEVEPKGEAAPGSSQQGLHVEILESDEEEVKVLENVSSAPSRKASVQAKLPTIPSCVAWRTRSSWGMIQDRLSYNTYFEALSDEPKEEDDTEVELDEEDNNDDDSSETFDEDEEKDEEEKEEEEEEAERRKLKNRIYTSDDDMIDSTVPTSRYEDTTVPTSRYEDTTVHTSRYDIKWEEDEDASVDISQPISFKKATRWNPVAVGNDTFTEQQKQSRFTWELERRKKVKLGMKTHPLYGRDLDSDSSSSGPDQIKRYEFKDGDHKVGRKKKHSSSKSGKKSGHATILKRQSLLKLLIDKMSGDRNEEPFPFDQNPQLQFTFKEMHPLVFSFGDEDLVPADKPEQDGALDMLWADFDFALESENIGTYYDDEGQEEGNQLDFALAPVTPCSRGKHEFIIDDQIGIRCKYCSLVNLEIKFMFPSLVSGFAEKSAWPNAKGVKNALMFHDLYEEADSGTEHSQDFHLYGTVWDLIPGVISTMYEHQHEAFEFMWTNLVGDIRLDELKHGARPDIVGGCVICHAPGTGKTRLAIVFIQTYMKVFPDCRPVIIAPRGMLFAWDEEFKKWNIDAPFHIMNTADYTGKEDRDICKLIKKKHRTEKLTRLVKLLSWNKGHGILGISYGLYTKLTSEKPGCTEENRVRSILLENPGLLVLDEGHTPRNDRSVMWKTLGNVKTEKRIILSGTPFQNNFLELYNILCLVRPRFGEMFLTKARVGRRYCVSKKQKDKFSDKYEKGVWASLTSNVTDDNAEKVRSILKPFVHIHNGNILRTLPGLRESVIILKPLPLQKSIIRKVENIGSGNNFEHEYVISLASTHPSLVTAINMSEEEASLIDKPMLQRLRSNPYEGVKTRFVIEVVRLCEALKEKVLIFSQFIQPLELIKEQLRKFFKWREGKEILQMDGKILPRYRQASIEAFNNPNNDSRVLLASTKACCEGISLTGASRVVLLDVVWNPAVGRQAISRAFRIGQKKFVYTYNLITYGTGEGDKYDRQAEKDHLSKLVFSTEDEFNNVRNMLSKAEMEHCSKLISEDKVLEEMTSHDQLKGMFLKIHYPPTESNLIYTYNQIAPA is encoded by the exons ATGGATCGAGCCGGGCGGCGCGCCCGCACCCGCCACGGCgagtccccggcggcggcgcgagcgggagcgccgtcctcctcccgcgcgcgccggcgcggcgaggggcCGGTCGTGGTCATCGacctcggcgacgacgacgacggcggccgcggcggtggcaggGGCAGGGAGGCGGCGGGTGGCGCCGCGGGCAGGCGCGGGGGCTCGACGGCGGCTGCCTCGCCTCCGCGTTCGgctacgccgccgccgatgatggtgccggcggGGGCGGTGGCGATGCGGACGCGATCGCGGAGGCGGGCGATGGaggctgcggtggcggcgccggaggagcccagggcgaggaggaggaggaagggagcaagCTCGGATGTCGCGGAGGCGTCCGGTGGCCGGGGCAGCAAGGCTGCCGGGGCCTCGAGGTCGACGCCGAGGGATAAGCGGCGCGGGCGCGACCGCTCGCGGCGAGCGTCGGAGCCAGCGAGAACGGCCCGCGCGCGGAAGCGCAGGGGCAAGGAGTCGGAGGCGGAAACAGAGGTGGAGGCGCCAGCCCGTGGAGAATGGGTCGAGGTGTCACGTGGCAATGAAAGTGATGACGACGGCGGGCGACGCGATGACGCTTCTGATGGCGGGAATGGGGAGGCTCGCATTGGAAGCGCCAATGCTAAAAAGGGCAACAGGGGTCGTCGCAGAGCCACCGGTGGGCACGAGATTTTGGAGCCTTGCGTAGCCCGGGAGGTCACTGCTTTGGATTTGAATCATCGCACGGACGAGGTGGTCTCGGGAGATGCAGAGGAAGTGGAAGGTGCTGCTGATGAGGGAGGTGGGCGAGGTGATGGCTGTATTGTCCACGAGAACACGAGAGATTCTGGGACCAGAGAGCAGGCACCGATTGTGAATGTGGTGGCTGAGGAGATGGCAACCTTTGAAGGTGACTATGATGACGAGATGTTGGAGGAGCAGCTTGTTGGAGATGTAATCCGTGCTTACAGCAACGGTGGAGACTTGGATGCAGATGGAGTGGACTGGGAGGCAGAGGATGATACGGAGTTTGATGATGAGGAGCAGCTTGTTGGAGATGTAATCCGTGCTTATGGCAATGGTGGAGACTTGGATGCagatggagtggattgggacgCAGAGGATGAGATGGAGTTTGATGCTGAGGAGCAGCTTGTTGGAGATGTTATCCGTGCTTACGGCAATGGTGGAGACTTGAATGCagatggagtggattgggaggCAGAGGATGAGATGGAGTTcgatgatgatggtgattttATGGATGATGCTGATGAAGGTGGCATGACAGAACCAATGCAAGACTTGGTGAACCGTAATGTTGTTTTGAGTGGAGGGAGGTGTCAGGATGCAgaggaggcagaggcagaggcagaggagaAGCAAGCAGGTATCAAGGATGAGGTGGAACCAAAGGGTGAAGCAGCTCCAGGCTCTAGTCAACAGGGCTTGCATGTAGAAATTCTAGAGTCTGATGAGGAAGAAGTCAAGGTGCTTGAAAATGTGAGTAGTGCCCCCTCCAGGAAGGCATCAGTGCAAGCCAAGTTACCAACAATTCCATCTTGTGTTGCATGGAGAACTCGATCTTCATGGGGGATGATTCAAGATAGGCTATCATACAATACATATTTTGAGGCATTGTCTGATGAGCCAAAAGAGGAGGATGACACAGAAGTTGAACTTGATGAAGAGGACAACAATGATGATGACAGTAGTGAAACTtttgatgaagatgaagaaaaggacgaggaagaaaaggaagaggaagaggaagaggctgaGAGGAGAAAACTCAAGAACAGGATTTATACATccgatgatgacatgatcgatAGTACTGTTCCTACCTCAAG ATATGAGGATACTACTGTTCCTACCTCAAGATATGAGGATACTACTGTTCATACCTCAAGATATGATATTAAGTGGGAGGAGGATGAAGATGCAAGTGTTGATATTTCTCAGCCAATCTCCTTTAAGAAAGCTACCAGATGGAACCCTGTGGCTGTGGGCAATGACACATTTACCGAGCAACAAAAGCAATCACGATTTACTTGGGAGCTTGAGAGGAGGAAAAAGGTTAAACTTGGGATGAAGACACATCCTTTGTATGGGCGGGATTTGGACTCAGATTCAAGTTCGTCGGGTCCTGACCAGATCAAAAGGTATGAATTCAAGGATGGTGATCATAAAGTTGGGAGGAAAAAGAAGCATTCATCGTCCAAATCAGGCAAGAAATCTGGCCATGCAACCATTCTGAAGAGACAGTCTCTTCTGAAGCTTTTGATAGATAAAATGAGCGGTGATAGAAATGAAGAACCTTTCCCATTTGATCAGAATCCTCAGCTCCAGTTTACTTTCAAGGAAATGCATCCGTTGGTATTCTCATTTGGAGATGAAGATTTGGTACCAGCTGACAAACCAGAGCAAGATGGTGCATTGGATATGTTGTGGGCTGACTTTGACTTTGCTTTAGAGTCGGAGAATATTGGCACTTATTATGATGATGAG GGTCAAGAAGAGGGCAATCAACTAGATTTTGCTCTTGCCCCAGTAACACCTTGTTCTCGAGGGAAGCATGAATTTATCATTGATGATCAAATTGGAATCAGATGCAAATATTGTTCCTTAGTAAATCTGGAAATCAAATTCATGTTCCCATCATTG GTCTCAGGTTTTGCCGAAAAATCTGCATGGCCAAATGCCAAAGGTGTGAAGAATGCATTGATGTTTCACGACCTTTATGAAGAAGCAGACAGTGGCACCGAGCACTCTCAAGATTTCCATCTATATGGAACAGTGTGGGATCTGATTCCAGGGGTCATTAGTACTATGTATGAGCATCAGCATGAAGCATTTGAATTTATGTGGACGAATCTAGTTGGTGATATTAGGCTTGATGAGCTGAAGCATGGAGCAAGGCCTGATATTGTTGGAGGATGTGTGATCTGTCATGCTCCAGGGACAGGGAAGACACGATTAGCAATTGTATTTATCCAGACATATATGAAAGTGTTTCCAGACTGCCGACCAGTGATTATTGCACCTCGTGGGATGCTTTTTGCTTGGGATGAGGAATTTAAGAAATGGAATATTGATGCTCCTTTTCATATAATGAATACAGCTGATTACACTGGAAAAGAGGACCGAGACATATGTAAGTTAATAAAGAAAAAACATCGGACAGAAAAGTTGACAAGACTTGTGAAACTGCTTTCATGGAACAAGGGGCATGGTATTCTTGGAATAAGTTATGGCCTTTATACAAAATTAACGTCTGAAAAACCTGGTTGCACGGAAGAAAACAGAGTAAGAAGCATTCTTCTTGAAAATCCTGgcttgcttgttcttgatgaagGACACACACCTAGGAATGATCGAAGTGTCATGTGGAAGACACTAGGAAATGTTAAAACAGAGAAACGTATAATTCTATCTGGAACTCCTTTTCAGAACAATTTTCTTGAGCTTTACAACATTCTTTGTTTGGTAAGGCCTAGATTTGGTGAAATGTTTCTGACTAAAGCAAGAGTGGGTCGAAGGTACTGTGTCTCAAAGAAGCAAAAAGATAAGTTTTCTGATAAATATGAAAAAGGAGTTTGGGCTTCACTAACTAGCAATGTAACTGATGACAATGCCGAGAAAGTAAGATCAATATTGAAACCGTTTGTTCATATTCATAATGGTAACATTCTTCGAACTCTTCCAGGCCTCAGAGAGAGCGTGATTATTCTGAAACCACTTCCCCTTCAAAAGAGTATTATTAGAAAGGTGGAAAACATTGGTTCTGGCAATAACTTTGAGCATGAATATGTCATTTCTTTAGCTTCTACACACCCTTCCCTTGTAACAGCCATTAACATGTCTGAGGAAGAAGCTTCACTTATTGATAAACCTATGCTTCAAAGATTGAGGTCAAATCCCTATGAAGGGGTTAAAACCAGATTTGTAATCGAAGTTGTTCGTTTGTGCGAGGCACTAAAAGAGAAGGTTTTGATTTTTAGCCAATTTATTCAGCCACTAGAACTGATAAAAGAGCAACTTCGCAAGTTCTTTAAGTGGAGAGAAGGGAAGGAAATTCTTCAAATGGATGGAAAGATCCTTCCGAGATATCGCCAGGCTTCGATTGAAGCCTTTAATAATCCAAATAATGACTCCAGGGTGTTACTTGCATCCACAAAAGCTTGCTGTGAAGGGATTAGCTTGACAGGAGCTTCAAGAGTTGTGCTTCTAGATGTTGTTTGGAACCCAGCTGTTGGAAGGCAAGCCATCAGCAGAGCATTTAGGATAGGCCAGAAGAAATTTGTATATACATACAATTTGATAACTTATGGAACAGGTGAAGGTGACAAATATGACAGGCAAGCGGAAAAGGATCACTTGTCCAAGTTGGTCTTCTCTACAGAAGACGAGTTCAATAATGTTAGGAACATGCTATCTAAAGCTGAAATGGAGCACTGTTCTAAGTTGATTTCAGAAGATAAGGTTTTGGAGGAGATGACTTCTCACGACCAACTTAAAGGAATGTTTTTGAAGATTCATTATCCCCCAACCGAGTCAAACCTTATCTATACTTACAATCAGATTGCTCCTGCGTAA
- the LOC120665602 gene encoding SNF2 domain-containing protein CLASSY 2-like isoform X1: MDRAGRRARTRHGESPAAARAGAPSSSRARRRGEGPVVVIDLGDDDDGGRGGGRGREAAGGAAGRRGGSTAAASPPRSATPPPMMVPAGAVAMRTRSRRRAMEAAVAAPEEPRARRRRKGASSDVAEASGGRGSKAAGASRSTPRDKRRGRDRSRRASEPARTARARKRRGKESEAETEVEAPARGEWVEVSRGNESDDDGGRRDDASDGGNGEARIGSANAKKGNRGRRRATGGHEILEPCVAREVTALDLNHRTDEVVSGDAEEVEGAADEGGGRGDGCIVHENTRDSGTREQAPIVNVVAEEMATFEGDYDDEMLEEQLVGDVIRAYSNGGDLDADGVDWEAEDDTEFDDEEQLVGDVIRAYGNGGDLDADGVDWDAEDEMEFDAEEQLVGDVIRAYGNGGDLNADGVDWEAEDEMEFDDDGDFMDDADEGGMTEPMQDLVNRNVVLSGGRCQDAEEAEAEAEEKQAGIKDEVEPKGEAAPGSSQQGLHVEILESDEEEVKVLENVSSAPSRKASVQAKLPTIPSCVAWRTRSSWGMIQDRLSYNTYFEALSDEPKEEDDTEVELDEEDNNDDDSSETFDEDEEKDEEEKEEEEEEAERRKLKNRIYTSDDDMIDSTVPTSRYEDTTVPTSRYEDTTVPTSRYEDTTVHTSRYDIKWEEDEDASVDISQPISFKKATRWNPVAVGNDTFTEQQKQSRFTWELERRKKVKLGMKTHPLYGRDLDSDSSSSGPDQIKRYEFKDGDHKVGRKKKHSSSKSGKKSGHATILKRQSLLKLLIDKMSGDRNEEPFPFDQNPQLQFTFKEMHPLVFSFGDEDLVPADKPEQDGALDMLWADFDFALESENIGTYYDDEGQEEGNQLDFALAPVTPCSRGKHEFIIDDQIGIRCKYCSLVNLEIKFMFPSLVSGFAEKSAWPNAKGVKNALMFHDLYEEADSGTEHSQDFHLYGTVWDLIPGVISTMYEHQHEAFEFMWTNLVGDIRLDELKHGARPDIVGGCVICHAPGTGKTRLAIVFIQTYMKVFPDCRPVIIAPRGMLFAWDEEFKKWNIDAPFHIMNTADYTGKEDRDICKLIKKKHRTEKLTRLVKLLSWNKGHGILGISYGLYTKLTSEKPGCTEENRVRSILLENPGLLVLDEGHTPRNDRSVMWKTLGNVKTEKRIILSGTPFQNNFLELYNILCLVRPRFGEMFLTKARVGRRYCVSKKQKDKFSDKYEKGVWASLTSNVTDDNAEKVRSILKPFVHIHNGNILRTLPGLRESVIILKPLPLQKSIIRKVENIGSGNNFEHEYVISLASTHPSLVTAINMSEEEASLIDKPMLQRLRSNPYEGVKTRFVIEVVRLCEALKEKVLIFSQFIQPLELIKEQLRKFFKWREGKEILQMDGKILPRYRQASIEAFNNPNNDSRVLLASTKACCEGISLTGASRVVLLDVVWNPAVGRQAISRAFRIGQKKFVYTYNLITYGTGEGDKYDRQAEKDHLSKLVFSTEDEFNNVRNMLSKAEMEHCSKLISEDKVLEEMTSHDQLKGMFLKIHYPPTESNLIYTYNQIAPA; the protein is encoded by the exons ATGGATCGAGCCGGGCGGCGCGCCCGCACCCGCCACGGCgagtccccggcggcggcgcgagcgggagcgccgtcctcctcccgcgcgcgccggcgcggcgaggggcCGGTCGTGGTCATCGacctcggcgacgacgacgacggcggccgcggcggtggcaggGGCAGGGAGGCGGCGGGTGGCGCCGCGGGCAGGCGCGGGGGCTCGACGGCGGCTGCCTCGCCTCCGCGTTCGgctacgccgccgccgatgatggtgccggcggGGGCGGTGGCGATGCGGACGCGATCGCGGAGGCGGGCGATGGaggctgcggtggcggcgccggaggagcccagggcgaggaggaggaggaagggagcaagCTCGGATGTCGCGGAGGCGTCCGGTGGCCGGGGCAGCAAGGCTGCCGGGGCCTCGAGGTCGACGCCGAGGGATAAGCGGCGCGGGCGCGACCGCTCGCGGCGAGCGTCGGAGCCAGCGAGAACGGCCCGCGCGCGGAAGCGCAGGGGCAAGGAGTCGGAGGCGGAAACAGAGGTGGAGGCGCCAGCCCGTGGAGAATGGGTCGAGGTGTCACGTGGCAATGAAAGTGATGACGACGGCGGGCGACGCGATGACGCTTCTGATGGCGGGAATGGGGAGGCTCGCATTGGAAGCGCCAATGCTAAAAAGGGCAACAGGGGTCGTCGCAGAGCCACCGGTGGGCACGAGATTTTGGAGCCTTGCGTAGCCCGGGAGGTCACTGCTTTGGATTTGAATCATCGCACGGACGAGGTGGTCTCGGGAGATGCAGAGGAAGTGGAAGGTGCTGCTGATGAGGGAGGTGGGCGAGGTGATGGCTGTATTGTCCACGAGAACACGAGAGATTCTGGGACCAGAGAGCAGGCACCGATTGTGAATGTGGTGGCTGAGGAGATGGCAACCTTTGAAGGTGACTATGATGACGAGATGTTGGAGGAGCAGCTTGTTGGAGATGTAATCCGTGCTTACAGCAACGGTGGAGACTTGGATGCAGATGGAGTGGACTGGGAGGCAGAGGATGATACGGAGTTTGATGATGAGGAGCAGCTTGTTGGAGATGTAATCCGTGCTTATGGCAATGGTGGAGACTTGGATGCagatggagtggattgggacgCAGAGGATGAGATGGAGTTTGATGCTGAGGAGCAGCTTGTTGGAGATGTTATCCGTGCTTACGGCAATGGTGGAGACTTGAATGCagatggagtggattgggaggCAGAGGATGAGATGGAGTTcgatgatgatggtgattttATGGATGATGCTGATGAAGGTGGCATGACAGAACCAATGCAAGACTTGGTGAACCGTAATGTTGTTTTGAGTGGAGGGAGGTGTCAGGATGCAgaggaggcagaggcagaggcagaggagaAGCAAGCAGGTATCAAGGATGAGGTGGAACCAAAGGGTGAAGCAGCTCCAGGCTCTAGTCAACAGGGCTTGCATGTAGAAATTCTAGAGTCTGATGAGGAAGAAGTCAAGGTGCTTGAAAATGTGAGTAGTGCCCCCTCCAGGAAGGCATCAGTGCAAGCCAAGTTACCAACAATTCCATCTTGTGTTGCATGGAGAACTCGATCTTCATGGGGGATGATTCAAGATAGGCTATCATACAATACATATTTTGAGGCATTGTCTGATGAGCCAAAAGAGGAGGATGACACAGAAGTTGAACTTGATGAAGAGGACAACAATGATGATGACAGTAGTGAAACTtttgatgaagatgaagaaaaggacgaggaagaaaaggaagaggaagaggaagaggctgaGAGGAGAAAACTCAAGAACAGGATTTATACATccgatgatgacatgatcgatAGTACTGTTCCTACCTCAAGATATGAGGATACTACTGTTCCTACCTCAAGATATGAGGATACTACTGTTCCTACCTCAAGATATGAGGATACTACTGTTCATACCTCAAGATATGATATTAAGTGGGAGGAGGATGAAGATGCAAGTGTTGATATTTCTCAGCCAATCTCCTTTAAGAAAGCTACCAGATGGAACCCTGTGGCTGTGGGCAATGACACATTTACCGAGCAACAAAAGCAATCACGATTTACTTGGGAGCTTGAGAGGAGGAAAAAGGTTAAACTTGGGATGAAGACACATCCTTTGTATGGGCGGGATTTGGACTCAGATTCAAGTTCGTCGGGTCCTGACCAGATCAAAAGGTATGAATTCAAGGATGGTGATCATAAAGTTGGGAGGAAAAAGAAGCATTCATCGTCCAAATCAGGCAAGAAATCTGGCCATGCAACCATTCTGAAGAGACAGTCTCTTCTGAAGCTTTTGATAGATAAAATGAGCGGTGATAGAAATGAAGAACCTTTCCCATTTGATCAGAATCCTCAGCTCCAGTTTACTTTCAAGGAAATGCATCCGTTGGTATTCTCATTTGGAGATGAAGATTTGGTACCAGCTGACAAACCAGAGCAAGATGGTGCATTGGATATGTTGTGGGCTGACTTTGACTTTGCTTTAGAGTCGGAGAATATTGGCACTTATTATGATGATGAG GGTCAAGAAGAGGGCAATCAACTAGATTTTGCTCTTGCCCCAGTAACACCTTGTTCTCGAGGGAAGCATGAATTTATCATTGATGATCAAATTGGAATCAGATGCAAATATTGTTCCTTAGTAAATCTGGAAATCAAATTCATGTTCCCATCATTG GTCTCAGGTTTTGCCGAAAAATCTGCATGGCCAAATGCCAAAGGTGTGAAGAATGCATTGATGTTTCACGACCTTTATGAAGAAGCAGACAGTGGCACCGAGCACTCTCAAGATTTCCATCTATATGGAACAGTGTGGGATCTGATTCCAGGGGTCATTAGTACTATGTATGAGCATCAGCATGAAGCATTTGAATTTATGTGGACGAATCTAGTTGGTGATATTAGGCTTGATGAGCTGAAGCATGGAGCAAGGCCTGATATTGTTGGAGGATGTGTGATCTGTCATGCTCCAGGGACAGGGAAGACACGATTAGCAATTGTATTTATCCAGACATATATGAAAGTGTTTCCAGACTGCCGACCAGTGATTATTGCACCTCGTGGGATGCTTTTTGCTTGGGATGAGGAATTTAAGAAATGGAATATTGATGCTCCTTTTCATATAATGAATACAGCTGATTACACTGGAAAAGAGGACCGAGACATATGTAAGTTAATAAAGAAAAAACATCGGACAGAAAAGTTGACAAGACTTGTGAAACTGCTTTCATGGAACAAGGGGCATGGTATTCTTGGAATAAGTTATGGCCTTTATACAAAATTAACGTCTGAAAAACCTGGTTGCACGGAAGAAAACAGAGTAAGAAGCATTCTTCTTGAAAATCCTGgcttgcttgttcttgatgaagGACACACACCTAGGAATGATCGAAGTGTCATGTGGAAGACACTAGGAAATGTTAAAACAGAGAAACGTATAATTCTATCTGGAACTCCTTTTCAGAACAATTTTCTTGAGCTTTACAACATTCTTTGTTTGGTAAGGCCTAGATTTGGTGAAATGTTTCTGACTAAAGCAAGAGTGGGTCGAAGGTACTGTGTCTCAAAGAAGCAAAAAGATAAGTTTTCTGATAAATATGAAAAAGGAGTTTGGGCTTCACTAACTAGCAATGTAACTGATGACAATGCCGAGAAAGTAAGATCAATATTGAAACCGTTTGTTCATATTCATAATGGTAACATTCTTCGAACTCTTCCAGGCCTCAGAGAGAGCGTGATTATTCTGAAACCACTTCCCCTTCAAAAGAGTATTATTAGAAAGGTGGAAAACATTGGTTCTGGCAATAACTTTGAGCATGAATATGTCATTTCTTTAGCTTCTACACACCCTTCCCTTGTAACAGCCATTAACATGTCTGAGGAAGAAGCTTCACTTATTGATAAACCTATGCTTCAAAGATTGAGGTCAAATCCCTATGAAGGGGTTAAAACCAGATTTGTAATCGAAGTTGTTCGTTTGTGCGAGGCACTAAAAGAGAAGGTTTTGATTTTTAGCCAATTTATTCAGCCACTAGAACTGATAAAAGAGCAACTTCGCAAGTTCTTTAAGTGGAGAGAAGGGAAGGAAATTCTTCAAATGGATGGAAAGATCCTTCCGAGATATCGCCAGGCTTCGATTGAAGCCTTTAATAATCCAAATAATGACTCCAGGGTGTTACTTGCATCCACAAAAGCTTGCTGTGAAGGGATTAGCTTGACAGGAGCTTCAAGAGTTGTGCTTCTAGATGTTGTTTGGAACCCAGCTGTTGGAAGGCAAGCCATCAGCAGAGCATTTAGGATAGGCCAGAAGAAATTTGTATATACATACAATTTGATAACTTATGGAACAGGTGAAGGTGACAAATATGACAGGCAAGCGGAAAAGGATCACTTGTCCAAGTTGGTCTTCTCTACAGAAGACGAGTTCAATAATGTTAGGAACATGCTATCTAAAGCTGAAATGGAGCACTGTTCTAAGTTGATTTCAGAAGATAAGGTTTTGGAGGAGATGACTTCTCACGACCAACTTAAAGGAATGTTTTTGAAGATTCATTATCCCCCAACCGAGTCAAACCTTATCTATACTTACAATCAGATTGCTCCTGCGTAA